The following proteins are encoded in a genomic region of Glycine soja cultivar W05 chromosome 17, ASM419377v2, whole genome shotgun sequence:
- the LOC114391484 gene encoding uncharacterized protein LOC114391484, which produces MQPLQEVRHVEKNYRNKNRHQANIAEEHDQEQCMFYATQDSIKEKGGSWYLDSGCSNHRAKDETIFKSIDESVKVKVRLGNRSVVESKGKGTVMVETDKEKSEVFGVFKKFKALAENQSGKQIKVLRSDRGKEYTSREFERFCEDKGIE; this is translated from the exons ATGCAACCATTGCAAGAAGTTCGGcatgtagagaaaaattatCGCAACAAAAATAGGCATCAAGCTAATATCGCAGAGGAGCatgatcaagaacaatgtaTGTTCTATGCCACTCAAgactcaataaaagaaaagggaggaAGCTGGTACTTAGATAGTGGATGTAGCAATCACAGGGCCAAGGATGAGACTATTTTCAAAAGCATTGACGAGTCTGTCAAAGTCAAAGTTCGACTGGGAAATAGAAGTGTGGTTGAATCAAAAGGCAAAGGCACTGTCATGGTGGAGACAGATAAAG aaaaatcagaagTCTTTGGAGTATTCAAAAAGTTCAAGGCCCTTGCTGAAAATCAAAGTGGAAAACAGATAAAAGTACTAAGAAGTGATCGCGGCAAAGAGTACACTTCTCGCGAGTTTGAAAGATTTTGTGAGGATAAAGGCATTGAGTGA